The Blautia hydrogenotrophica DSM 10507 genome window below encodes:
- a CDS encoding SpaA isopeptide-forming pilin-related protein, whose product MYSEKRRVLAFVLAMLLIFTSGASFVLAEGEMEQGELSGEGLCEHHPVHTPECGYQEPDEGSPCVHEHTEECYVLDENGEQVLNCGHVHDESCGYREAETGAPCGYHCEICTGEDTEQPAEEISISQWTWNDERGVLSEEDGGWVLDMEDSAAVDREDLYSMLPTEITAQVQLPEGEPEVTEKPEEPAEEADSEEEPGTEVTDFGEEPVEMFLEDGESDWDSEADSGTEMETSTEEIGTRESEEEQETAESGAGGTADDSTSGAEIKTENLEIAWDIEDFPEDGAQEGNYVLNAALPEGYELTDGAGTLQVTLRLGEAQVYTKLPEGEIPYSNHTVKGISPVGTTINLFDYWLEEQTKADDKRPNNYQNLGINENHALLFGNDQQNLAVEQVRGEWNHWTGKKPINAKWPYSNIVEKKLVDGYPIMNGEDVLKYYGEGYPRGESLSYLFNPNYEQEGKATYKNVQGLLQIDEENYYYYDCTQNYAVYYDDTRSFALYDAPAVKPGGAKNGQFFPFNAADQVLEEQGGQLVAKDVNVKNALLNHYFGMTMTTRFIQQHGGHTKPDKAQPVTYEFSGDDDVWVFIDDVLVGDLGGIHNAASLKIDFSTGEIFINDNPDGTLREKFESAGVNGKFADGSNTFRDDTYHTLKFYYLERGHSDSNMSLKFNLVTIPESSVIKVDQTGEEIKGAGFRLYAANEEYEYNEQDLIATGVTDENGEFIFMKDDAILGLEDIYQEGKVSRLVLMESDTPEGYRSMKEYRFYFRKSGNNLVLLSANPWETGAYASSNVTVQADEEISLVGKSQEINLKNGTMFAVVLQYQGEDSSGMENPNNWHAVSGEPIAGWKVTEDTGMDGILTAAKENQHPFIVTPDGAYTTTVQDLPGDIMSYYYMLSDDEKSQAKYTIGYFYTNANSIDGATKDNTSRVDSDEFERLFSVNLYVPNVKNNLYVQKLDENGTPISAAKESGEATFALYKVDEFLADGNYAPTESALERTVTTSDMKQEEGAPFDLTGGAMFSGIPLGKYYLVEIEAPEGYKRSETSIPVIVDNTGVYANAGTEDDGIAVERGVGSIVRSMIQFAADDKVDATLHDIKVGQETAEDYYQEESWKRSNEAEDLHLQYLNGSENLEYGPVDGKGTTTWRNEVGWSRLVIQQCLLHGNKGSYKQELGDQNLIELFSRTVIVSVENQTLGNLKVSKEVVGPAGEGQEFTFEITLTDKDGKSLEGSYPAQKTGNTDGNSAIENVSDGSQVTLQGGESLLVEELPAGTKYVVKEVKGNSDNYSTVVSVDGSVQEGDEVSGEIPKNDTSQVAFKNIFLKPAQVELKGRKTLIGRNLRPEDSFKFQLTGGNDETKKAIEAGIVKIPENSIQVQWKGTDRQQEFPLGSIEILEEGIYCFHVNEKLPEGVTQENPVGIDGIRYDSHTAEIIVTVKANEEETELTSTVTYDNSTAIAEEDKNANLAAFTNSLTGKFSFLKTDGEESPLAGAEFVLYELVCTKTSHDHDKRLQVDAQGNLVSNSENAGCWEKISIQTSAADTGLVEFKNLSSEALEYRLVEYQAPDGYVLPDGQWKVTYDKDSGSFQVADAKKKLGNPAAFEKIKGKNASYQVRNYRPGELPVSGSRGTKVFLFIGGALMMAGGFWYLRIRLRRARS is encoded by the coding sequence TTGTATAGTGAAAAGAGACGCGTACTGGCGTTTGTGCTGGCGATGCTTTTGATTTTTACGTCTGGGGCCTCGTTTGTACTGGCTGAGGGCGAGATGGAACAGGGAGAGCTAAGCGGCGAGGGTCTGTGCGAGCATCATCCCGTACATACTCCAGAGTGCGGCTACCAGGAACCGGACGAGGGCAGTCCGTGCGTTCATGAGCATACGGAAGAGTGTTATGTCCTGGATGAGAACGGAGAACAGGTCTTAAACTGCGGTCATGTACATGATGAGAGCTGCGGTTACCGTGAGGCAGAGACCGGAGCACCATGCGGGTATCACTGTGAGATATGTACAGGTGAGGATACGGAACAGCCCGCCGAGGAGATTTCGATTTCCCAATGGACTTGGAACGATGAGAGAGGAGTATTGAGCGAAGAGGACGGAGGCTGGGTACTGGATATGGAGGACAGTGCGGCAGTTGACCGTGAGGATTTGTACTCCATGTTGCCTACGGAGATCACAGCTCAGGTGCAATTGCCGGAGGGCGAGCCGGAAGTCACGGAAAAACCAGAGGAACCGGCGGAAGAAGCGGACTCCGAAGAAGAGCCAGGTACAGAGGTGACGGACTTCGGGGAAGAGCCTGTGGAAATGTTTCTGGAGGACGGCGAGTCTGATTGGGATTCTGAGGCTGACAGTGGAACTGAGATGGAGACATCGACTGAGGAAATAGGAACACGGGAATCGGAAGAGGAACAAGAGACGGCTGAGTCCGGCGCCGGTGGGACAGCGGACGACAGCACCAGCGGTGCTGAAATCAAAACAGAAAACCTGGAAATCGCCTGGGACATCGAAGATTTTCCGGAGGACGGCGCCCAGGAAGGAAACTATGTCCTAAATGCGGCTCTGCCGGAAGGCTATGAGCTGACAGATGGGGCTGGAACCTTACAGGTGACGTTGAGGCTGGGAGAAGCTCAGGTGTACACGAAACTGCCTGAGGGAGAGATTCCGTATTCAAATCATACGGTAAAGGGTATCTCACCAGTGGGAACTACGATTAATTTGTTTGACTATTGGTTGGAGGAGCAGACGAAGGCGGATGATAAGAGGCCTAATAATTACCAGAATTTAGGCATTAATGAAAATCACGCTCTGTTGTTTGGAAACGATCAGCAAAATCTAGCTGTAGAGCAAGTACGGGGAGAATGGAATCACTGGACAGGGAAAAAACCTATTAATGCCAAGTGGCCATACTCAAATATCGTGGAAAAGAAACTGGTGGACGGCTATCCTATAATGAACGGAGAGGATGTGCTGAAGTATTATGGTGAGGGGTATCCAAGAGGGGAATCCCTGTCCTATCTGTTTAATCCCAATTATGAGCAGGAGGGGAAGGCGACCTACAAAAATGTGCAGGGGCTGCTGCAGATCGACGAGGAAAACTACTATTATTATGACTGTACCCAAAACTACGCGGTTTATTATGATGACACGAGGTCGTTTGCTCTGTATGATGCACCAGCGGTGAAGCCAGGAGGGGCTAAAAATGGACAGTTCTTTCCATTCAACGCGGCAGATCAAGTGTTGGAGGAACAAGGTGGACAATTGGTGGCGAAAGATGTCAATGTGAAAAATGCTCTGCTGAACCATTATTTTGGGATGACAATGACCACTCGCTTTATACAGCAGCATGGAGGACATACGAAGCCAGACAAGGCACAGCCAGTTACTTATGAATTCTCCGGGGACGATGATGTTTGGGTTTTCATAGACGACGTGTTGGTCGGTGATTTGGGAGGAATTCACAATGCGGCTTCACTGAAAATTGATTTCTCAACGGGAGAGATTTTCATCAATGATAATCCTGATGGGACACTGAGAGAAAAATTTGAGAGTGCCGGGGTCAACGGCAAATTTGCGGACGGTTCCAATACCTTTCGGGATGATACTTACCATACGCTGAAGTTTTATTACCTGGAAAGAGGGCATAGTGATTCTAACATGTCCCTGAAGTTCAACTTGGTTACGATTCCAGAGAGCTCTGTGATTAAGGTCGATCAGACCGGAGAGGAGATTAAAGGAGCTGGTTTTAGGCTGTATGCGGCGAATGAGGAGTATGAATATAATGAACAAGATTTGATTGCGACGGGTGTCACAGATGAGAATGGAGAATTTATCTTCATGAAAGACGATGCCATACTGGGGTTAGAAGATATCTACCAAGAAGGTAAGGTTTCTAGGCTGGTTTTGATGGAATCAGATACTCCGGAGGGATACCGTTCCATGAAGGAGTACCGCTTTTACTTTCGCAAATCAGGGAACAATCTGGTCTTGTTGTCTGCAAATCCTTGGGAGACAGGGGCGTACGCCAGCTCCAATGTCACGGTACAGGCAGATGAAGAAATAAGCCTTGTGGGAAAATCGCAAGAAATAAACCTGAAAAACGGCACGATGTTCGCTGTGGTACTCCAATACCAAGGAGAGGATTCCAGTGGTATGGAAAATCCGAATAACTGGCATGCAGTGTCCGGAGAACCGATCGCAGGCTGGAAGGTCACAGAGGATACAGGAATGGATGGGATTTTGACGGCAGCTAAGGAGAATCAACATCCGTTCATTGTGACTCCTGACGGAGCGTATACAACGACAGTTCAGGACCTGCCAGGCGATATTATGAGCTATTACTATATGCTGAGTGATGACGAAAAAAGTCAGGCGAAGTATACTATTGGATACTTTTATACCAACGCAAATAGCATTGACGGGGCGACAAAAGATAATACCTCCCGCGTCGATAGTGATGAGTTTGAGAGATTATTCTCTGTAAACTTGTATGTTCCCAATGTGAAGAATAATCTGTATGTGCAGAAATTAGATGAGAATGGAACTCCAATTTCAGCTGCCAAGGAAAGCGGAGAAGCGACGTTTGCACTCTATAAAGTGGATGAGTTTTTGGCAGATGGCAACTATGCCCCCACAGAGAGTGCCCTCGAGAGGACTGTTACGACTTCTGATATGAAGCAGGAAGAGGGGGCTCCCTTTGATCTGACGGGCGGCGCGATGTTCTCAGGAATTCCGTTGGGTAAATATTATCTGGTGGAGATAGAGGCTCCTGAGGGATATAAAAGAAGTGAGACGTCGATTCCGGTGATTGTGGATAACACAGGCGTCTATGCAAACGCCGGGACTGAGGACGATGGGATAGCCGTGGAGCGCGGCGTGGGTTCTATTGTGCGTAGTATGATTCAGTTTGCGGCGGATGATAAGGTGGATGCGACTCTGCATGACATCAAAGTCGGCCAAGAGACGGCGGAGGACTATTACCAGGAAGAATCGTGGAAGAGGTCGAATGAAGCAGAGGACCTGCACCTTCAGTATCTCAATGGCAGTGAAAATTTGGAATATGGGCCGGTAGATGGCAAAGGAACGACGACTTGGAGGAATGAGGTCGGATGGTCCAGGCTCGTGATTCAGCAGTGTCTGCTGCACGGCAACAAAGGTTCTTATAAACAGGAGCTGGGAGACCAGAATCTGATCGAATTATTTTCCCGGACCGTGATTGTATCGGTGGAGAATCAGACGCTGGGAAATCTGAAAGTGTCCAAGGAAGTCGTAGGGCCGGCGGGGGAAGGTCAAGAGTTTACATTTGAGATAACTCTTACAGATAAAGACGGGAAATCGCTGGAAGGCAGTTATCCGGCTCAGAAGACAGGCAATACTGATGGGAACAGTGCGATAGAGAATGTGTCTGATGGTTCCCAGGTAACGCTTCAGGGTGGTGAATCACTCTTGGTAGAAGAGCTGCCAGCGGGTACGAAATACGTAGTGAAGGAAGTAAAAGGGAATTCCGATAATTACAGCACGGTGGTCTCCGTGGATGGCTCCGTTCAGGAAGGAGACGAGGTGAGCGGAGAAATTCCCAAAAATGATACTTCCCAGGTGGCGTTCAAAAACATCTTCCTGAAGCCTGCCCAGGTTGAGTTGAAAGGCAGAAAGACTCTGATCGGAAGGAATCTGAGACCAGAAGACAGCTTCAAATTTCAGCTGACAGGCGGCAATGATGAGACGAAGAAAGCTATAGAGGCTGGAATTGTGAAGATTCCTGAGAACTCCATTCAGGTTCAGTGGAAAGGAACAGACAGGCAGCAGGAGTTTCCTCTTGGCTCCATTGAGATTCTGGAAGAAGGAATCTATTGCTTCCATGTGAATGAGAAGCTGCCAGAAGGAGTTACACAAGAGAATCCGGTGGGAATAGACGGGATACGATATGACAGCCACACAGCTGAGATAATCGTAACTGTGAAAGCAAATGAGGAGGAGACAGAGCTGACCTCCACTGTGACTTATGACAATTCGACGGCGATTGCAGAAGAGGATAAGAATGCAAACTTAGCGGCATTTACGAACAGTCTGACCGGTAAATTTTCTTTCCTTAAAACAGACGGAGAGGAGAGTCCTTTAGCCGGTGCGGAGTTCGTGCTGTACGAGCTGGTATGTACAAAGACTTCTCATGACCACGATAAACGACTTCAGGTGGACGCCCAGGGAAATCTTGTCTCTAATTCTGAAAATGCAGGATGCTGGGAGAAGATTTCAATTCAGACATCGGCAGCGGATACTGGTCTGGTAGAATTTAAAAATCTGTCCTCGGAGGCTTTGGAATATCGCCTTGTGGAATACCAGGCGCCGGATGGTTATGTACTGCCGGATGGTCAGTGGAAGGTGACCTATGATAAGGACAGCGGCAGCTTCCAGGTAGCCGACGCCAAGAAGAAGCTGGGCAACCCGGCGGCCTTTGAGAAGATAAAAGGGAAAAATGCTTCCTACCAGGTGAGAAACTACCGGCCAGGGGAACTGCCGGTTTCAGGCAGCAGGGGAACCAAGGTATTTCTGTTCATTGGAGGTGCTCTGATGATGGCGGGAGGCTTCTGGTATCTAAGGATTCGCTTGAGACGGGCCAGAAGCTGA
- a CDS encoding AfsR/SARP family transcriptional regulator → MSLLEYLYGKEEISNPSNNLRVTMHRLRSQLREAGLPKSEYFLLNRATGIYRWDERIQVKTDVQTFEDELESARQEKDTEKRGRFLRKACILYKGEFLEDMGLEEWVIVRAVKYKEKYKKAMRELLKLLREKEEHEEIVQLCAKAVKLYPYDEWQEEMIDSLVQLGRKEGALQLCKDTSKMYWEELGISVSARMTEQYHRLTGMLQGSMKDIQRIENQFKETRQEAEALYLSFQSFVDIYRLLKRISGKGGRPVYVAVCSLWNSENHSSRPKRTERLSMYLRKALQCSLKRDDAFTKYSDLEYLILLSGKDRENCEQIFDQVRRQFSRQSKSWARYLKFDLFPIERE, encoded by the coding sequence GTGTCACTTCTGGAGTATCTCTATGGAAAAGAAGAGATTTCGAATCCGTCCAATAATCTTCGAGTGACAATGCACCGGCTTAGAAGTCAACTTCGTGAGGCTGGGCTTCCTAAAAGCGAGTACTTTTTGCTGAACCGTGCGACAGGCATCTATCGGTGGGATGAGAGAATTCAAGTGAAAACGGATGTACAGACCTTTGAGGACGAACTGGAATCCGCACGCCAGGAAAAAGACACAGAAAAGAGAGGAAGATTTTTGAGAAAGGCCTGCATTTTATATAAAGGTGAATTCTTAGAGGACATGGGTCTGGAAGAATGGGTGATCGTGCGTGCGGTGAAATACAAAGAGAAATATAAGAAAGCGATGAGAGAGCTTCTGAAATTGTTAAGGGAAAAGGAGGAACACGAGGAGATTGTACAGTTGTGTGCAAAGGCTGTGAAGCTTTACCCTTACGACGAGTGGCAGGAGGAGATGATCGACAGCCTAGTACAACTGGGAAGGAAAGAGGGTGCGCTGCAACTTTGTAAAGATACATCAAAGATGTATTGGGAAGAATTGGGAATTTCAGTTTCCGCACGTATGACAGAGCAGTATCACAGGCTCACGGGAATGCTCCAGGGTAGTATGAAGGACATTCAGAGAATTGAAAATCAGTTTAAAGAGACGAGGCAGGAGGCAGAAGCGCTGTATCTAAGTTTTCAAAGCTTTGTGGATATCTATCGGTTGCTGAAGCGCATATCGGGAAAAGGAGGACGGCCAGTCTACGTGGCGGTGTGTTCCCTCTGGAATTCGGAGAACCATTCCAGCAGGCCGAAGCGGACGGAAAGATTATCCATGTATCTGAGAAAAGCGCTTCAGTGTTCTTTGAAGAGAGACGATGCTTTTACGAAGTACAGTGATTTAGAGTATCTGATACTTCTGAGCGGCAAAGATCGGGAAAACTGTGAACAGATTTTCGATCAGGTTCGAAGGCAGTTTTCACGGCAGAGCAAGAGCTGGGCGAGATATTTAAAGTTTGATTTGTTTCCAATTGAAAGGGAATGA
- the phnX gene encoding phosphonoacetaldehyde hydrolase gives MKMGKKIEAVIFDWAGTTVDYGCFAPVQAFTEVFKEAGIEPTMEEVREPMGMLKWDHIRTMLRMPRIEAAWTEKYGKKPEDTDADQLFSKFEPSLLKILNQFSDPKPHVVKTVNELRAKGIKIGSTTGYTDTMMEIVVPEAKRQGYIPDCWYSPDSTGGMGRPYPYMIFKNLEALKISGVGRAIKVGDTVSDIKEGKNAGMFTVGILEGSSVMGLTQKEYEGLSEQERVDQLVKAERKYKEAGADAVIRDICGVLEFI, from the coding sequence ATGAAGATGGGTAAGAAGATAGAAGCAGTGATATTTGATTGGGCAGGAACCACCGTGGATTATGGTTGCTTTGCTCCGGTGCAGGCGTTCACAGAGGTGTTTAAGGAGGCCGGCATTGAGCCGACGATGGAGGAGGTTCGGGAGCCTATGGGAATGCTGAAATGGGACCACATTCGGACCATGCTGAGGATGCCGAGAATTGAGGCAGCGTGGACAGAAAAATATGGGAAAAAACCCGAGGATACGGACGCTGACCAACTGTTCTCGAAGTTTGAGCCGTCTCTTCTGAAAATTTTGAATCAGTTCTCTGACCCAAAGCCCCATGTGGTGAAGACGGTGAATGAGCTCAGAGCAAAAGGAATCAAAATTGGTTCCACGACTGGGTATACAGACACAATGATGGAGATCGTGGTGCCGGAGGCGAAGAGACAGGGATATATACCGGACTGTTGGTACAGCCCGGATTCTACGGGTGGAATGGGACGGCCCTACCCGTATATGATCTTCAAAAATTTGGAGGCATTGAAGATCTCTGGTGTGGGCAGAGCAATCAAAGTGGGAGATACAGTCTCTGATATTAAGGAAGGGAAAAATGCGGGAATGTTCACCGTGGGAATATTGGAGGGCAGTTCTGTGATGGGTCTGACCCAGAAGGAATATGAAGGACTCTCTGAGCAGGAGAGAGTTGATCAGCTGGTGAAAGCTGAGAGGAAATACAAAGAAGCAGGAGCAGACGCAGTGATCAGAGATATCTGCGGTGTTCTGGAATTTATTTAA
- the phnW gene encoding 2-aminoethylphosphonate--pyruvate transaminase — MIQYKLLTPGPLTTTESVKKVMMEDHCTWDDDYKQITQKIRKNLLKLAHVSEEDYTVVLMQGSGSFGVESVLTSVVGEEDKLLIVANGAYGERMTDIADHAKLSYAVYRVDYDQVPSAQKVEEILKGDPAITHVAMVHSETTSGILNDIASVSKVVKAAGKTMIVDAMSSFAGVDIQVEELGIDFLISSANKCIQGVPGFSLILCNRKKLIESQGKARSLSLDLYDQWETMEKDGKWRFTSPTHTVLAFAKAMEELEEEGGIQARSKRYYDNNRLLIQKMKELGIRTYIGEEHQGPIITTFFYPEHCNFSFQEMYEYIKERGYAIYPGKVTDADTFRIGNIGEIYEEDILKLCGIFKSFFDKMR, encoded by the coding sequence ATGATTCAGTACAAATTATTGACCCCAGGACCACTGACCACCACGGAGAGTGTGAAAAAAGTAATGATGGAAGACCACTGTACCTGGGACGACGACTATAAACAGATCACCCAGAAAATCCGTAAAAATCTTCTGAAGCTGGCCCATGTGTCAGAGGAAGATTATACGGTGGTTCTGATGCAGGGAAGCGGAAGCTTCGGTGTGGAATCTGTGCTGACCAGCGTCGTAGGAGAGGAGGATAAGCTTTTGATCGTGGCCAACGGAGCTTACGGAGAGCGTATGACAGATATCGCCGATCATGCGAAGCTTTCCTATGCGGTTTACCGTGTGGATTATGACCAGGTTCCTTCTGCGCAGAAGGTGGAGGAGATCTTAAAAGGTGATCCTGCGATCACCCACGTGGCGATGGTTCACAGTGAGACGACCTCTGGAATCCTGAACGACATTGCTTCCGTATCCAAGGTGGTAAAGGCAGCAGGAAAGACCATGATTGTGGATGCCATGTCCAGCTTTGCAGGCGTGGATATCCAGGTGGAAGAGCTGGGCATTGACTTTTTGATCAGCAGCGCCAACAAGTGCATTCAGGGCGTTCCGGGGTTCTCCTTGATCCTCTGCAATCGCAAAAAGCTGATAGAAAGCCAGGGGAAGGCAAGAAGCCTGTCTTTGGATTTGTACGATCAGTGGGAGACTATGGAGAAAGATGGAAAATGGCGTTTTACCTCTCCGACACACACCGTTCTGGCTTTCGCGAAAGCTATGGAAGAGCTGGAAGAAGAGGGAGGAATTCAAGCTCGGTCAAAACGTTACTATGACAATAACCGTCTGTTGATTCAGAAAATGAAAGAGTTGGGAATTCGCACCTACATCGGAGAAGAACACCAGGGACCGATTATTACCACATTTTTCTATCCGGAACACTGCAATTTTTCCTTCCAGGAGATGTATGAATACATAAAAGAGCGCGGTTACGCCATCTACCCAGGAAAGGTGACGGATGCGGACACCTTCCGCATCGGCAATATCGGAGAGATCTATGAGGAAGATATTCTGAAGCTATGCGGGATTTTTAAAAGTTTTTTTGATAAAATGAGATAA
- a CDS encoding extracellular solute-binding protein gives MKSTKNIEIKLIFIAVAVLFLWFLAAPIIMLLLKSFQDDTGRIWLHYMEVFTTKGFWQAVGNSFQAAGSSAVVTTILAFVLAYTVNYTNLPRILKKVIRGGAVLPMLLPTITYGFAIIYSFGKQGLVTRLLGRQLFDIYGYGGLLLGYVVYTLPVSFLLIQNTMNYIDKKFMIVSRVMGDKGVKTFGITVLRPLLGTLAASLVQCFFLAFTDFGIPASVGGQYEVVASVLYDEMLGSLPNFNNGAVVAMVMLVPSVVSILLLHYLERYNVQYNKISLVENFKNRLRDGVFGVFSGAVMLMIVILFAVVFIVPFVREWPYEMAFTLDHVKDVFQDGELSGVFRNSLFVAIMTAVVGSLVAYGAALITARSKLTAKTKNVVEGIALVTNTVPGMVIGIGFMLMFSGTSLQNTFLLIIVCNVVHYFSTPYLMMKNSLQKMNGSWETTAMLMGDSWLKTIFRVVTPNALPTILEVFSYYFVNAMVTVSAVIFIAGAKTMVVTTKIKELQHFAKFNEIFVLSLCILFTNLIAKGIFRVIASYRKAGSQDSKTEGAKKKRIAAGVAAGMLICAAGVFVFGLNGGSGSSEKVIIYSNADDEAVDAIKGALDDNGYKGKYIFQTFGTSELGGKLLAEGKNVEADLVTMSSFYLDSAQEQNQMFEKLTFEAQTLSETPDFYRPITSQEGAIIVNTEVMKEENLPMPKSIRDLADPVYAGQISVTDIKSSSTAWLLIQALVEEYGEDEAKDILTDIYKNAGPHIEDSGSGPLKKVRSGEVAVGFGLRHQVAADKEDGLPVDYVDPTEGNFSLTESVAVVDKKEDTNPLAMEMAECIVKNGREQLQKTYPNALYVGETTDKSNESAYPRVFSEPLTAELLERHQKLSESCK, from the coding sequence ATGAAAAGTACAAAGAACATAGAGATCAAACTGATATTTATAGCTGTGGCTGTGTTATTCCTCTGGTTCTTGGCAGCTCCCATTATCATGCTGCTTTTGAAATCCTTTCAGGATGATACTGGCAGAATCTGGCTTCATTATATGGAAGTATTCACCACAAAAGGATTTTGGCAGGCGGTGGGAAACAGCTTTCAGGCGGCAGGCAGCAGCGCGGTGGTCACGACGATTCTGGCTTTCGTGCTGGCTTACACAGTCAATTATACGAATCTGCCCAGAATTTTAAAGAAAGTGATCCGGGGCGGCGCGGTGCTGCCAATGCTGCTGCCCACAATTACTTATGGTTTTGCGATTATCTACTCCTTTGGAAAACAGGGTTTAGTGACTAGGCTTTTGGGAAGACAACTTTTTGATATTTATGGATACGGAGGGCTTCTGCTTGGTTACGTGGTTTACACACTGCCGGTATCTTTCCTTCTGATTCAAAATACCATGAACTACATAGACAAGAAATTTATGATTGTGTCCCGCGTCATGGGGGACAAGGGTGTGAAGACCTTTGGAATTACGGTTCTTCGGCCTCTGTTGGGAACTCTGGCTGCATCTTTGGTGCAGTGTTTTTTCCTGGCGTTTACGGATTTTGGTATTCCGGCGTCCGTGGGGGGACAGTACGAGGTGGTGGCTTCCGTACTCTACGACGAGATGCTGGGGAGTCTTCCGAACTTTAACAACGGAGCCGTGGTGGCCATGGTAATGCTGGTGCCCTCTGTGGTCAGCATTCTGCTGCTCCACTATCTAGAGAGATACAATGTGCAGTACAATAAAATCTCACTGGTGGAAAACTTCAAAAACCGCCTAAGAGACGGTGTCTTCGGAGTGTTTTCAGGGGCAGTGATGCTGATGATTGTCATCCTGTTCGCAGTGGTATTCATCGTTCCATTTGTGAGAGAATGGCCCTATGAGATGGCGTTTACTCTGGACCATGTTAAAGATGTGTTCCAGGACGGTGAGCTGTCTGGCGTGTTCAGAAATTCCTTGTTTGTGGCGATCATGACGGCTGTCGTAGGATCTCTGGTGGCTTACGGTGCAGCGTTGATCACGGCTAGAAGCAAGCTTACGGCCAAAACTAAGAACGTGGTGGAAGGGATTGCCCTTGTCACCAACACGGTTCCAGGTATGGTGATCGGTATTGGATTTATGCTGATGTTCTCAGGGACGAGCCTGCAAAATACTTTCTTATTGATTATTGTCTGTAACGTGGTTCACTATTTCTCCACGCCGTATTTGATGATGAAGAATTCTCTTCAGAAGATGAATGGTTCCTGGGAGACGACGGCGATGCTGATGGGAGATAGCTGGCTTAAGACGATTTTTCGGGTAGTGACGCCGAATGCGCTGCCTACGATTCTGGAAGTCTTCAGTTACTATTTCGTGAACGCGATGGTGACAGTCAGCGCTGTCATTTTCATCGCGGGGGCAAAGACGATGGTGGTGACGACGAAAATCAAGGAGCTACAGCACTTTGCCAAGTTCAACGAGATTTTTGTGCTGTCTTTGTGTATTTTATTCACAAACCTGATTGCGAAGGGCATTTTCCGGGTTATTGCAAGCTACAGGAAAGCAGGCAGCCAGGATTCTAAGACAGAAGGAGCGAAGAAAAAGAGGATCGCAGCCGGCGTGGCGGCAGGAATGCTGATCTGCGCAGCGGGTGTCTTTGTTTTCGGCCTAAACGGAGGTTCAGGCAGTAGCGAAAAAGTAATTATTTATTCCAACGCGGATGATGAGGCGGTGGACGCCATCAAAGGTGCGCTGGACGATAACGGCTACAAAGGCAAATACATCTTCCAGACCTTCGGTACCTCCGAATTGGGAGGAAAACTTCTGGCGGAAGGGAAAAACGTAGAGGCGGATTTGGTTACAATGAGTTCCTTCTATCTGGACAGCGCCCAGGAACAGAATCAGATGTTCGAGAAGCTGACCTTTGAGGCACAGACACTCTCAGAGACTCCAGACTTCTATCGTCCGATTACCTCCCAGGAGGGGGCGATCATTGTCAACACCGAGGTAATGAAGGAAGAGAATCTTCCCATGCCGAAATCCATACGGGATTTGGCGGACCCAGTCTACGCGGGACAGATCTCTGTGACGGATATCAAGAGTTCATCTACCGCATGGCTTCTCATCCAGGCTCTGGTGGAAGAGTACGGCGAAGACGAGGCCAAGGACATTTTGACCGACATCTACAAGAATGCAGGACCGCATATTGAGGATTCGGGCTCCGGTCCGCTGAAGAAGGTTCGTTCTGGTGAGGTAGCAGTCGGTTTTGGGCTTCGGCATCAGGTGGCGGCTGACAAGGAAGACGGGCTGCCTGTGGACTATGTGGACCCCACAGAGGGCAACTTCTCTCTGACAGAGTCAGTGGCTGTGGTCGACAAGAAAGAGGACACGAATCCACTGGCGATGGAGATGGCGGAATGTATCGTCAAGAACGGAAGAGAACAACTTCAGAAGACCTATCCGAATGCGCTGTATGTGGGAGAGACCACAGACAAGTCCAATGAGTCGGCGTATCCAAGAGTGTTTTCAGAGCCTTTGACAGCGGAACTGTTGGAAAGACATCAGAAACTGTCAGAGAGCTGTAAATAA